From a region of the Janthinobacterium sp. 61 genome:
- a CDS encoding peptidase, whose amino-acid sequence MTYCIGMRLNEGLVFLSDSRTNAGVDQVGTFRKMSVFENPGDRMLVLMTAGNLSISQAIRQIVSEHVDADGCSIWNVASMYDAARIVGEAVRTVHQREAKALAECGIDFNVSIILGGQIGAERCRLFQVYSAGNFIESHDENTYFQIGEAKYGKPIIDRVINPATRLDEAAKCALISMDSTLRSNISVGLPLDLLVYETGSLAVTRFVTIDEKNQYFRMIRDTWGEQLKHVFEGIVDPVWNAAPETATNVLSSANMHSKPVRVAIPEHLSRGGLTVAPLQSLAQQFGDDKQH is encoded by the coding sequence ATGACTTATTGCATAGGCATGCGCCTCAACGAAGGCCTGGTCTTCCTGTCCGACTCCCGCACCAACGCCGGCGTGGACCAGGTGGGCACCTTCCGCAAGATGAGCGTGTTCGAAAACCCGGGCGACCGCATGCTGGTCCTGATGACGGCCGGCAACTTGTCGATCTCGCAGGCGATTCGCCAGATCGTCTCCGAACACGTGGATGCAGATGGATGCAGTATCTGGAACGTGGCCAGCATGTACGATGCGGCGCGCATCGTGGGCGAAGCCGTGCGCACCGTGCACCAGCGCGAAGCGAAGGCCCTGGCCGAGTGCGGCATCGATTTCAATGTCAGTATTATTCTCGGTGGCCAGATAGGCGCCGAACGCTGCCGGCTGTTCCAGGTGTATTCGGCCGGCAATTTCATCGAATCGCACGATGAAAACACGTATTTCCAGATCGGCGAAGCGAAATACGGCAAGCCCATTATCGACCGGGTGATCAACCCGGCCACGCGCCTGGACGAAGCGGCCAAGTGCGCGCTGATCTCCATGGATTCCACCCTGCGTTCGAACATTTCCGTCGGCTTGCCGCTCGACCTGCTCGTCTACGAGACAGGCAGCCTGGCCGTCACGCGCTTCGTCACCATCGATGAAAAGAACCAGTATTTCCGCATGATCCGCGACACTTGGGGAGAGCAATTGAAACATGTTTTCGAAGGCATCGTCGATCCCGTGTGGAATGCGGCGCCGGAAACCGCGACGAACGTATTGTCGTCGGCCAACATGCACAGCAAGCCCGTGCGCGTGGCCATTCCCGAGCACCTGAGTCGCGGCGGCCTGACGGTAGCGCCCTTGCAATCGCTGGCGCAGCAGTTCGGCGACGACAAACAGCATTGA
- a CDS encoding alpha/beta hydrolase: MDLITSAVVAAIGQGAPDHASEAVTSHFQRLKRAIAKFDSAAAILAAIAAVEAAPDHTRLQLALSAALSRAKVPDDMEALFAAQGLLDALQRPFPQIPEVQAVPAPADKSAVVSNYAVMKVYFATDRQRDVGKPPAQRFSGERSKGMSSGNGGGDGLLSYGSCNISIPRDHRMGQLESPSLWRLEFRDDPAKHVVLLDAVVQDRELFFAALKTQIRASAGKSAFVFVHGYNVSFEDAARRTGQMAYDLGFDGAPVFYSWPSRGDLAGYTIDENNIEWSTPHITNFLADFLASTEAAQVYLVGHSMGSRGLARAVADLLAAQPQLAQKITEIILSAPDIDAAIFKHDIAPKLAGARNPVTLYASSQDLALAASQAVHGYPRAGDSGAAMLIVAGVETIDATGVDTSFMKHAYFAEKRSALSDIFYLIRNHARAEQRFLDPVDTVAGRYWTFKP; this comes from the coding sequence ATGGACTTGATTACTTCCGCCGTCGTGGCGGCCATCGGACAGGGCGCGCCTGACCACGCGTCCGAAGCCGTTACCAGCCATTTTCAAAGGCTCAAGCGGGCCATCGCCAAGTTCGACAGCGCGGCCGCCATCCTGGCCGCCATCGCCGCCGTGGAGGCGGCGCCGGACCATACCCGGCTGCAACTGGCCCTGTCGGCCGCCCTGTCCCGCGCGAAAGTACCTGATGACATGGAAGCCCTGTTCGCCGCGCAAGGCTTGCTCGATGCGTTGCAGCGGCCTTTCCCCCAAATACCCGAAGTGCAAGCGGTGCCCGCGCCTGCCGATAAAAGCGCCGTCGTGTCCAATTATGCGGTGATGAAAGTGTACTTCGCCACGGACCGCCAGCGCGACGTGGGCAAGCCGCCCGCCCAGCGCTTCAGCGGCGAACGCAGTAAAGGAATGAGCAGCGGCAACGGCGGCGGCGATGGCCTGCTCAGCTATGGCAGCTGCAACATCAGCATCCCCCGCGACCACCGCATGGGGCAGCTGGAATCGCCGTCGTTGTGGCGCCTGGAATTTCGCGACGACCCGGCCAAGCATGTCGTGCTGCTGGACGCCGTGGTGCAAGACCGCGAGCTGTTCTTTGCGGCCTTGAAAACGCAGATCCGCGCCTCGGCCGGCAAGAGCGCCTTTGTCTTCGTGCACGGCTACAACGTGAGTTTCGAGGATGCGGCGCGGCGCACTGGGCAAATGGCCTACGACCTGGGTTTCGATGGCGCGCCCGTCTTCTACAGCTGGCCGTCGCGCGGCGACCTGGCCGGCTACACCATCGACGAAAACAATATCGAGTGGAGCACGCCCCATATCACCAATTTCCTGGCCGACTTTCTCGCCAGCACGGAAGCGGCACAAGTCTATCTGGTGGGACATAGCATGGGCAGCCGGGGCCTGGCGCGCGCCGTGGCCGACTTGCTGGCCGCGCAGCCGCAGCTGGCGCAAAAGATCACGGAAATCATCCTGTCCGCGCCCGACATCGACGCCGCCATCTTCAAGCATGATATCGCGCCGAAACTGGCCGGCGCGCGCAACCCCGTCACTTTATATGCCTCGTCGCAAGACCTGGCCCTGGCCGCCTCACAAGCCGTGCACGGCTACCCGCGCGCGGGCGACAGCGGCGCCGCCATGCTGATCGTGGCGGGCGTGGAAACCATCGACGCCACGGGAGTCGACACGAGCTTCATGAAGCACGCCTACTTTGCGGAAAAGCGCTCTGCCCTGTCCGACATATTCTATTTGATACGCAACCACGCGCGTGCCGAGCAGCGCTTTCTCGACCCCGTCGATACAGTAGCCGGCCGCTACTGGACGTTCAAACCATGA
- a CDS encoding Fur family transcriptional regulator: MLTSSSTPQAESLIRNTNARVTKTRVKVLDFLMAQSRSLTHHEIQQALSQDSDIDSVTLYRVLEWLTENELVHRIAGADQVWRFSAGAGHQAHEHAHFQCTKCANVTCFNEVKLPPPVLLPEGFSGGEVDYLIKGLCPRCK, encoded by the coding sequence ATGTTGACATCATCTTCTACACCGCAAGCCGAATCACTGATCCGCAACACCAACGCCCGCGTCACCAAGACGCGCGTAAAGGTGCTCGACTTTTTAATGGCGCAAAGCCGTTCGCTGACCCACCATGAAATCCAGCAGGCACTGTCGCAGGACAGCGATATCGATTCCGTCACCCTGTACCGGGTATTGGAATGGTTGACGGAAAATGAACTGGTGCACCGCATCGCGGGTGCCGACCAAGTGTGGCGCTTCAGCGCGGGCGCTGGCCACCAGGCGCACGAACACGCGCACTTCCAGTGCACCAAATGCGCCAACGTCACCTGCTTCAATGAAGTCAAGCTGCCACCGCCCGTGCTGTTGCCGGAAGGTTTCAGCGGCGGCGAAGTCGATTATTTGATCAAGGGCCTGTGCCCCCGCTGCAAGTAA
- a CDS encoding GNAT family N-acetyltransferase yields the protein MHLRAILDSPSAFSSSREDKRTQEEHAQRIADGAQQSGFGAFDGERLVGFAGLRRAPLRQLWHKALLWGVCVDVAQRGKGGASRLVNACMEQAGTDPAVMHERECGKQCRMATI from the coding sequence CTGCACCTGCGCGCCATCCTTGATTCGCCCAGCGCGTTTTCATCGTCGCGCGAGGACAAACGCACACAAGAAGAACACGCGCAGCGCATCGCCGACGGCGCGCAGCAAAGCGGCTTTGGCGCCTTCGATGGCGAACGCCTCGTGGGCTTTGCCGGTTTGCGGCGCGCACCGCTGCGTCAGCTGTGGCACAAGGCCTTGCTATGGGGCGTCTGCGTCGATGTGGCGCAGCGGGGTAAGGGGGGGGCGTCGCGTCTCGTCAACGCCTGCATGGAACAGGCCGGGACGGACCCTGCAGTCATGCATGAGCGTGAATGCGGAAAACAATGCCGCATGGCAACTATATGA
- a CDS encoding nickel permease, translating into MSVDAGLPALALIFLLGMRHGLEPDHLAAVDGLTLRSQSAHPRWAPWMGALFALGHGVSVLAIVAVAALASSHFSPSEAVFGWLEWLPIALLLLIAALNARSLLAGAQLAEVRARLLPRWVRDTSGPLAAILVGMLFALVFDTAVQAAAWGYAAVALGGMGPALLTGTVFAVGMGVTDTFDGWVTAKVMRTGKIDIVRAFRRRLGWPIVAICVAMAACMAAGKLDAAWSLPESWMASLGGAMVWLMAALYGWTLLVLRRVPA; encoded by the coding sequence ATGAGCGTGGACGCGGGCTTGCCCGCCCTGGCGCTGATTTTCCTGCTCGGCATGCGGCATGGTTTGGAGCCGGACCATCTGGCCGCCGTCGATGGCCTGACCCTGCGCAGCCAGTCCGCCCATCCGCGCTGGGCGCCGTGGATGGGCGCGCTGTTTGCGCTGGGGCATGGCGTCAGCGTACTGGCCATCGTGGCTGTCGCCGCGCTGGCCTCAAGTCATTTCTCACCATCGGAAGCCGTGTTCGGCTGGCTGGAGTGGCTGCCCATCGCCTTGCTGCTGCTCATCGCAGCCCTGAACGCGCGCAGCTTGCTGGCGGGCGCGCAACTGGCCGAGGTGCGCGCCCGGCTGCTACCCCGCTGGGTGCGGGACACGTCCGGGCCGCTTGCCGCCATCCTCGTCGGCATGCTGTTCGCGCTGGTGTTCGACACGGCCGTGCAGGCGGCCGCATGGGGCTATGCGGCCGTGGCGCTGGGCGGCATGGGGCCGGCCTTGCTCACTGGTACGGTGTTTGCCGTGGGCATGGGCGTGACGGATACCTTCGATGGCTGGGTCACGGCGAAAGTCATGCGCACCGGCAAGATTGATATCGTGCGGGCCTTCCGGCGCCGCCTGGGCTGGCCCATCGTCGCCATCTGTGTGGCCATGGCCGCCTGCATGGCGGCCGGCAAGCTGGACGCCGCCTGGTCGCTGCCGGAAAGCTGGATGGCGTCACTGGGCGGGGCCATGGTATGGCTGATGGCGGCCCTGTACGGCTGGACCTTGCTAGTCTTGCGCCGCGTGCCAGCGTAA
- a CDS encoding GTP-binding protein translates to MRELIPVTIITGFLGSGKTTLLKRILQGDHGVRIAVIENEFSAESVDHGLLVQDSDEQIVEMNNGCICCSVRGDLIRILGELQAKRAAAMIAFDHVIIETTGLAAPGPVAQTFFAEPSVSEFFMLDAILTVVDARHAQQQLTAHKEAQEQVGFADRILLSKTDLVSKNELAALRQRLVAINGRASIQKVRFGNVPLRDILNIRGFNLNAIVELEPDFLGELGHRHGDGVQSFVYHQSQPLDLLQVENFLDAVVQLFGTQLMRYKGILYVADLPCRAVFQGVHMLMGSELGAPWRDDETRASKMIFIGRDLPQEMLTRGLDRCVAGAASAPSLAAA, encoded by the coding sequence ATGAGAGAACTGATCCCCGTCACCATCATCACGGGTTTTCTCGGCAGCGGGAAAACCACCTTGCTCAAGCGCATATTGCAGGGCGATCACGGCGTGCGCATCGCCGTGATCGAAAATGAATTTTCCGCCGAAAGCGTCGACCATGGCTTGCTGGTGCAAGATAGCGACGAGCAGATCGTGGAAATGAACAATGGCTGCATCTGCTGCAGCGTACGTGGCGACCTGATCCGCATCCTGGGCGAATTGCAGGCCAAACGGGCCGCCGCGATGATCGCCTTTGACCACGTGATCATCGAAACGACGGGCTTGGCGGCGCCCGGCCCCGTGGCGCAAACATTCTTTGCCGAGCCGTCCGTCAGCGAGTTTTTCATGCTCGACGCCATCCTGACGGTGGTCGATGCGCGCCATGCGCAACAGCAATTGACGGCGCACAAGGAAGCGCAGGAGCAGGTGGGCTTTGCCGACCGCATCCTGCTGTCGAAGACGGACCTGGTCAGCAAAAACGAGCTGGCCGCGCTGCGCCAGCGCCTGGTCGCCATCAATGGCCGCGCCAGCATACAGAAAGTGCGCTTTGGCAATGTGCCGCTGCGCGACATCCTGAACATTCGCGGTTTCAATTTGAACGCCATCGTCGAACTGGAGCCGGATTTCCTGGGGGAACTGGGCCACCGCCACGGCGACGGCGTGCAATCGTTCGTGTACCACCAGTCCCAGCCCCTCGATTTGCTGCAGGTGGAAAACTTCCTTGACGCCGTGGTGCAGCTGTTCGGCACCCAGTTGATGCGTTACAAAGGCATTTTGTATGTTGCCGACTTGCCATGCCGCGCCGTCTTCCAGGGTGTGCACATGCTGATGGGCTCGGAACTGGGTGCGCCATGGCGCGACGATGAGACGCGCGCCAGCAAGATGATTTTCATCGGTCGCGACCTGCCGCAGGAGATGCTGACGCGGGGCCTGGACCGCTGCGTGGCAGGTGCGGCCAGCGCCCCCAGCCTGGCGGCCGCATGA
- a CDS encoding GTP-binding protein, with protein MTQRKLPVTVLSGFLGAGKTTLLNHILRNREGKRVAVIVNDMSEVNIDASLVKDSAEAAGAALSRTEEKLVEMSNGCICCTLRDDLLLEVRRLAAEDRFDYLLIESTGVGEPMPVAATFDFENEHGDSLNDVARIDCMVTVVDCANLLTDFHSEDSLEQRGEIAGEGDDRQLANLLTEQIEFANVIVLNKVDMVDVDARLRVLAILKALNPAARIIETNQSVVPLDAILGTNLFDLEQAAAMPGWAQELAGIHTPETDTYGIHSFVYRAKEPFHAQRLHDYISRPIPGVVRSKGYFWLASRPEWVASLSGAGKLMNIEPVGLWWASVPKDRWPTDAASLAEVKAGWSETYGDRYQELVFIGQDMDQAAIEADLKKCQLNYTETRQGMAAWRKLPDPFPQWQRMEELED; from the coding sequence ATGACCCAGCGCAAACTCCCCGTCACCGTCCTGTCCGGCTTTCTCGGCGCCGGCAAGACCACCTTGCTCAACCACATACTGCGCAACCGCGAAGGCAAGCGCGTGGCCGTCATCGTCAACGACATGAGCGAAGTCAATATCGATGCCTCGCTGGTCAAGGACAGTGCCGAGGCGGCCGGCGCGGCCCTGTCGCGCACGGAAGAAAAACTGGTGGAAATGTCCAATGGCTGCATCTGCTGCACCTTGCGCGACGATTTGTTGCTGGAAGTGCGGCGCCTGGCTGCCGAAGACCGTTTCGATTACCTGCTGATCGAATCGACGGGCGTAGGGGAGCCCATGCCCGTGGCCGCCACCTTCGACTTCGAGAATGAGCACGGCGACAGCCTGAACGACGTGGCGCGCATCGACTGCATGGTCACCGTGGTCGACTGCGCCAACCTGCTGACGGATTTTCACAGCGAAGACAGCCTGGAGCAGCGCGGCGAGATCGCGGGCGAGGGCGACGACCGCCAATTGGCCAATTTGCTGACGGAACAGATCGAGTTTGCCAATGTCATCGTCCTCAACAAGGTTGACATGGTAGATGTGGATGCGCGCCTGCGCGTGCTGGCCATCCTCAAGGCCTTGAATCCGGCAGCGCGCATCATTGAAACCAACCAGTCCGTCGTGCCGCTGGACGCCATTTTGGGCACAAACCTGTTCGACCTGGAGCAGGCGGCCGCCATGCCGGGCTGGGCGCAAGAGCTGGCCGGCATCCATACGCCGGAAACGGACACGTATGGCATTCACAGCTTCGTCTACCGGGCGAAAGAGCCCTTCCACGCGCAGCGCCTGCATGACTATATTTCCCGGCCGATACCGGGCGTGGTACGCAGCAAGGGCTATTTCTGGCTGGCCAGCCGGCCCGAATGGGTGGCCAGCCTGTCCGGCGCAGGCAAGCTGATGAATATCGAACCCGTGGGCCTGTGGTGGGCCTCCGTGCCAAAAGATCGCTGGCCCACGGATGCGGCCTCGCTGGCGGAAGTCAAAGCGGGCTGGAGCGAAACGTATGGCGACCGCTACCAGGAACTCGTCTTCATCGGCCAGGACATGGACCAGGCCGCCATCGAGGCGGACTTAAAGAAATGTCAACTCAACTACACGGAAACGCGCCAGGGCATGGCCGCCTGGCGCAAGTTGCCCGACCCGTTTCCCCAATGGCAACGCATGGAAGAACTGGAAGATTAA
- a CDS encoding bifunctional 2',3'-cyclic-nucleotide 2'-phosphodiesterase/3'-nucleotidase, producing MKTNWVMLAALTSAGLTGCNGSSTTAQVIQEGTTVTVALLETTDIHSNVLSYNYYALAEDTSLGLERTSTLIQAARAENPNNVLLDDGDVIQGTLLADLQAVAAPVPCSGTLAVHKAMNALKYDAGGMGNHEFNYGLPYLSQITNTDFGIPGVARPTGTCGAPAFPSVLSNVVGVASGKPIFQPYTLLPRDFTATAPDGSKLTVKINVGVLSFVPPQILEWDQKVLAGKVSVTGVQEAAKQYVPELRSKGADLVVALSHGGLDTSAYSPKMENGSYHLTSTGIDALMIGHSHLIFPKGKETGAAALDASFAAFPASAKIDAVNGFVNGVPTVMAQSWGRRLGIIKLTMVYQGGRWVVQPAKTTVESRGFKYTDGTTLVKADPAIAPLVATEHAATIAYAKQPLGISTDFEMSAYFALVGDVSAIQLVNQAQLDYVKNFIATSTDATLASYKNIPVISCSAPFKAGRNGPSDFTDVAAGATPAAPIGLQVRNPGDLYLYSNNNLQAVKIKGSDLKAWLETSAKQFNQIDPSATAEQDLVPSYGTIYNYDVFYAENNALTYQIDVTKKVGSRIVNLTYKGAPVADGDDFIVATNDYRAGGGGAVPGIDGSKTIIKSPDANQAVVSNYLASLSTKGGKVTLAANGSARSWSFVKTATAGPVILRSAPGHLALAQGNGIANVAAEGGLDASGFAKYRIDLSK from the coding sequence ATGAAAACAAATTGGGTCATGCTGGCGGCGCTGACAAGTGCAGGTTTAACTGGCTGCAACGGCAGCTCGACGACGGCGCAGGTCATTCAAGAAGGGACGACGGTCACCGTGGCATTGCTGGAAACCACGGATATCCACTCGAACGTCCTGAGCTACAACTATTACGCGCTGGCCGAAGACACCAGCCTGGGCCTGGAGCGCACGTCGACTCTGATCCAGGCGGCGCGTGCGGAAAACCCGAACAATGTGCTGCTTGACGATGGCGACGTCATCCAGGGCACCCTGCTGGCCGACCTGCAAGCCGTGGCCGCGCCCGTGCCCTGCTCCGGCACTCTGGCCGTACACAAGGCCATGAACGCGCTGAAATACGATGCGGGCGGCATGGGCAACCATGAATTCAATTATGGCTTGCCCTACCTGAGCCAGATCACCAACACGGATTTCGGCATTCCCGGCGTGGCCAGGCCGACGGGCACCTGCGGCGCGCCCGCCTTCCCTTCCGTGCTGAGCAATGTCGTCGGCGTAGCCAGCGGCAAGCCCATCTTCCAGCCCTACACCCTGCTGCCCCGCGATTTCACCGCCACGGCGCCCGATGGCAGCAAGCTGACCGTGAAGATCAATGTGGGCGTGCTGAGCTTTGTGCCGCCGCAAATCCTCGAATGGGATCAAAAAGTACTCGCTGGCAAGGTCAGCGTGACGGGCGTGCAGGAAGCGGCCAAGCAATACGTGCCGGAACTGCGCAGCAAGGGCGCCGACCTCGTCGTGGCCCTGTCGCATGGCGGCCTGGACACCAGCGCCTACAGCCCGAAGATGGAAAACGGCAGCTATCACCTGACCAGCACGGGCATCGACGCACTGATGATCGGCCATTCGCACCTGATCTTCCCGAAGGGTAAAGAGACGGGCGCGGCCGCGCTGGACGCGTCGTTTGCCGCCTTCCCCGCCAGCGCCAAGATCGACGCCGTCAACGGTTTCGTCAATGGCGTGCCCACCGTCATGGCACAAAGCTGGGGCCGCCGCCTGGGTATCATCAAGCTGACCATGGTGTATCAGGGCGGGCGATGGGTAGTACAGCCGGCCAAGACGACGGTGGAATCGCGCGGCTTCAAGTACACGGATGGCACGACCCTCGTGAAAGCCGACCCGGCCATCGCGCCCCTGGTCGCCACCGAGCACGCAGCCACCATCGCCTATGCCAAGCAGCCGCTGGGCATCAGCACGGATTTCGAAATGTCCGCCTATTTTGCGCTGGTGGGCGACGTCAGCGCCATCCAGCTGGTGAACCAGGCACAGCTCGATTACGTGAAGAACTTCATCGCCACCAGCACGGATGCCACCTTGGCCAGCTACAAGAACATCCCCGTCATCTCGTGCAGCGCGCCTTTCAAGGCGGGCCGCAACGGGCCATCGGACTTCACGGACGTGGCTGCAGGCGCGACGCCAGCCGCACCAATCGGCTTGCAGGTGCGCAATCCGGGCGACTTGTATTTATATAGCAACAACAACCTGCAAGCCGTCAAAATCAAGGGTTCGGACTTGAAGGCGTGGCTGGAAACGTCGGCCAAGCAATTCAACCAGATCGACCCGAGCGCCACGGCCGAGCAGGACCTGGTGCCGTCGTATGGCACGATTTACAACTATGACGTGTTCTACGCGGAAAACAATGCTCTCACATACCAGATCGACGTGACGAAAAAGGTCGGTAGCCGCATCGTCAATCTCACGTACAAGGGCGCACCCGTGGCCGATGGCGATGACTTCATCGTCGCCACCAACGACTACCGCGCCGGTGGCGGCGGCGCCGTGCCGGGCATCGATGGCAGCAAGACCATCATCAAGTCGCCTGATGCGAACCAGGCCGTGGTCAGCAACTACCTGGCGTCGCTCAGCACCAAGGGCGGCAAGGTGACCCTGGCGGCCAATGGCAGCGCACGCAGCTGGAGCTTCGTCAAGACAGCCACGGCCGGCCCCGTGATCCTGCGTTCGGCACCGGGCCATCTGGCCTTGGCGCAAGGCAACGGCATCGCCAACGTGGCGGCTGAAGGCGGACTCGACGCCAGCGGTTTCGCCAAGTACCGCATCGACCTGAGCAAATAA
- a CDS encoding tetratricopeptide repeat protein, with protein sequence MKHALSLPAVVLAAVLAACQASPPPTPAEIEAVAMHARQAGDHQAERRVRSWASKDIPVAERELALIYQPRPERRAEALSLFEQAARAGDTEAAFELGQMLRAAAPGQAWLWYRQAAKQGHAKAALMLGLLAANGEGVPKDQSEAARWLEKSSELGNPHAMFLLYNAYREGRGVQRDLVKGHALLEEAAHHEYPPAIQELAMTVQADDALRAGHLMKEATEHRHNNWNKF encoded by the coding sequence ATGAAACATGCACTCTCCCTCCCCGCCGTCGTGCTGGCTGCCGTCCTGGCCGCCTGCCAGGCATCGCCGCCGCCCACGCCGGCTGAAATCGAAGCCGTGGCCATGCATGCGCGCCAGGCGGGCGACCACCAGGCCGAGCGCCGTGTGCGCAGCTGGGCCAGCAAGGACATCCCCGTCGCCGAGCGCGAACTGGCGCTGATTTACCAGCCCCGTCCGGAACGCCGCGCCGAGGCGCTGAGTCTGTTCGAACAGGCGGCCCGCGCCGGCGATACGGAAGCGGCATTCGAACTGGGGCAAATGCTGCGCGCGGCAGCGCCCGGCCAGGCCTGGTTGTGGTACCGGCAAGCGGCCAAGCAAGGCCATGCGAAGGCGGCATTGATGCTGGGCTTGCTGGCAGCGAACGGCGAAGGCGTGCCAAAAGATCAAAGCGAAGCGGCGCGCTGGCTGGAAAAATCGAGTGAGCTGGGCAACCCGCACGCCATGTTCCTGCTGTACAACGCCTACCGCGAAGGCCGCGGCGTGCAGCGCGACCTGGTCAAAGGCCATGCCCTGCTGGAAGAAGCGGCCCACCACGAATATCCGCCCGCCATCCAGGAACTGGCCATGACGGTGCAGGCGGACGACGCTCTGCGCGCGGGGCATCTGATGAAGGAAGCGACGGAACACCGGCACAATAACTGGAACAAGTTTTAA
- a CDS encoding catalase yields the protein MKKLTTAFGAPVVDNQNIQTAGPRGPALLQDVWFLEKLAHFDREVIPERRMHAKGSGAHGTFTVTHDITRYTRAKIFGAVGKQTPMFARFSTVAGERGAADAERDIRGFALKFYTEEGNWDLVGNNTPVFFMRDPLKFPDLNHAIKRDPRTGLRSANSNWDFWTSLPEALHQVTVVMSDRGLPRSFRHMHGFGSHTFSFLNAQNERFWVKFTFKTQQGIQNLTDAEAEALVGKDRESSHRDLYESIENKDFPRWTLYVQIMPEKEAGTYHINPFDLSKVWPHGDYPLIEVGVLELNRNADNHFAEVEQAAFNPANVVPGISFSPDKMLQGRLFSYGDAQRYRLGVNHSLIPVNAPKCPFHSYHRDGQMRVDGNQGGTLAYEPNSEQEWAEQPDFREPPLSIEGAADHWNHRVDEDYYSQPRALFRLMTPAQQQVLFDNTARAISGASEQVKQRHIGNCTLCDPAYGAGVAEAIGRLSK from the coding sequence ATGAAAAAGCTGACCACCGCCTTTGGCGCGCCTGTAGTCGACAACCAGAACATCCAGACGGCCGGCCCGCGTGGCCCTGCCCTCTTGCAAGATGTGTGGTTTTTGGAAAAGCTGGCCCACTTCGACCGCGAAGTCATCCCCGAGCGCCGCATGCATGCAAAGGGTTCCGGCGCGCACGGCACGTTTACCGTCACGCACGACATCACGCGCTACACCCGGGCGAAGATTTTTGGCGCCGTGGGCAAGCAAACGCCCATGTTCGCACGCTTTTCCACGGTGGCTGGCGAGCGGGGTGCGGCGGACGCGGAACGCGACATCCGCGGCTTTGCCCTGAAGTTCTATACGGAAGAAGGCAACTGGGATTTGGTCGGCAACAACACCCCCGTGTTTTTCATGCGCGACCCGCTGAAATTCCCGGATTTAAATCACGCCATCAAGCGCGACCCGCGCACGGGCTTGCGCAGCGCCAACAGCAACTGGGATTTCTGGACCTCGCTGCCCGAAGCGCTGCACCAGGTGACGGTGGTGATGAGCGACCGGGGCTTGCCGCGCAGCTTCCGCCACATGCATGGCTTCGGCAGTCATACCTTCAGCTTCCTGAATGCGCAAAACGAGCGTTTCTGGGTCAAGTTCACGTTTAAAACCCAGCAAGGGATACAAAACCTGACGGACGCCGAAGCAGAGGCGCTGGTGGGCAAGGACCGCGAAAGCTCGCACCGCGACCTGTACGAAAGCATCGAGAACAAGGATTTTCCCCGCTGGACCCTGTACGTGCAGATCATGCCGGAAAAAGAGGCAGGCACGTATCACATCAACCCCTTCGACCTGTCGAAGGTGTGGCCGCACGGCGACTATCCGCTGATCGAGGTGGGCGTGCTGGAACTGAACCGCAATGCCGACAACCATTTCGCGGAAGTGGAACAAGCTGCCTTCAACCCGGCCAACGTGGTGCCCGGCATCAGTTTTTCGCCAGACAAGATGCTGCAAGGCCGCTTGTTTTCGTATGGCGACGCGCAGCGCTACCGCCTCGGCGTCAACCACAGCCTTATCCCCGTCAACGCGCCAAAGTGCCCGTTCCACAGCTACCACCGCGACGGCCAGATGCGCGTCGACGGCAACCAGGGCGGAACCCTGGCCTATGAGCCGAACAGCGAACAGGAATGGGCCGAGCAGCCGGATTTCCGCGAACCTCCGCTGAGTATCGAAGGCGCGGCCGACCACTGGAACCACCGCGTCGACGAAGATTACTATTCGCAACCGCGGGCCCTGTTCCGCCTGATGACCCCGGCACAGCAGCAAGTGTTGTTCGACAACACGGCGCGCGCCATCTCGGGCGCCTCGGAGCAAGTCAAGCAACGCCACATCGGCAACTGTACCCTGTGCGACCCCGCTTATGGGGCGGGCGTGGCCGAAGCGATCGGCCGCCTGAGCAAATAA